A DNA window from Patagioenas fasciata isolate bPatFas1 chromosome 1, bPatFas1.hap1, whole genome shotgun sequence contains the following coding sequences:
- the SLC37A1 gene encoding glucose-6-phosphate exchanger SLC37A1 isoform X1 — MAQLPLGIRFITSFSRDQWYRAFIFSLTFFLYASFHLSRKPISIVKGELHKHCAASHEVQLSSYKEYAAQIQPVKKLSNISRCGWEPFDKNNYKQLLGALDYSFLCAYAVGMYLSGIIGERLPIRYYLTVGMLASGLFTAMFGLGYFYNIHNLWFYIMAQIANGLVQTTGWPSVVTCIGNWFGKGRRGLIMGIWNSHTSVGNILGSLIAAYWVSTCWGLSFVMPGVIIAVMGIVCFLFLIEHPKDISCSCTPSSSSKTFLNGESRFRVQMPALNSKENSKTQDPEMQHLLIDSENCSVSLDSSTVVTGEGRHGTSAISFLGALRIPGVIEFSLCLLFAKLVSYTFLFWLPLYITNVEHLDAKRAGDLSTLFDVGGIFGGILAGLISDRLEKRASTCGMMLLLAAPTLYMFSAVSKMGLEATVVMLLISGALVNGPYALITTAVSADLGTHKSLKGNARALSTVTAIIDGTGSVGAALGPLLAGLISPSGWNNVFYMLMVADACALLFLLRLIQKELRCNTDHTLFKEH; from the exons ATGGCTCAGCTTCCTCTTGGGATTCGCTTCATCACTTCATTTTCACGGGATCAGTG GTACAGAGCCTTCattttctctctcactttctTCTTGTACGCCAGCTTCCATTTATCAAGGAAACCTATTAGTATAGTTAAG GGAGAGCTTCATAAACATTGCGCTGCTTCACATGAAGTTCAACTCAGCTCCTACAAAGAATATGCTGCCCAGATTCAGCCTGTCAAAAAGCTGTCTAATATATCTCGGTGTGGTTGGGAGCCATTTG ATAAGAACAACTACAAacagttactgggagcactggattACTCATTTCTGTGTGCGTATGCAGTTGGAATGTATTTAAG TGGAATAATAGGAGAACGGCTACCTATCCGGTACTATCTGACAGTCGGGATGCTTGCCAGTGGACTCTTCACTGCAATGTTTGGATTGGGCTATTTCTATAATATACATAATCTGTGGTTTTACATAATGGCCCAG ATAGCTAATGGGTTGGTACAAACTACTGGCTGGCCGAGTGTTGTTACGTGTATTGGCAACTGGTTTGGAAAAGGAAG gagAGGTTTGATCATGGGAATCTGGAATTCACACACGTCAGTGGGAAATATCTTGGGATCCTTAATTGCTGCTTATTGGGTGTCTACATGCTGGGGTCTCTCCTTCGTGATGCCCGGTGTTATCATTGCTGTGATGGGGattgtttgtttcctgtttcttATCGAAC ATCCTAAAGATATAAGTTGCTCCTGCACACCATCCAGT agttctaAAACTTTCCTGAATGGTGAATCTCGATTTAGAGTCCAGATGCCAGCCTTAAATTCTAAGGAAAACAGCAAGACACAG GATCCCGAGATGCAGCATTTGCTTATTGACAGTGAAAATTGCAGTGTATCACTGGACTCCAGCACTGTGGTCACGGGGGAAGGCAGACATGGGACATCAGCTATCAGCTTCCTCGGGGCCTTGCGAATACCT GGAGTCATAGAGTTTTCCCTTTGTCTTCTGTTTGCAAAGCTGGTGAGCTATACTTTCCTCTTCTGGCTTCCCCTCTATATCACAAATGTAG AGCATCTTGATGCCAAAAGAGCTGGGGACCTTTCTACACTGTTTGATGTAGGTGGAATCTTTG GTGGAATTTTGGCAGGCTTGATTtcagacaggctggagaaaagggCATCAACCTGTGGAATGATGTTGTTGCTTGCAGCACCCACA ttGTACATGTTCTCTGCAGTCAGTAAAATGGGCCTTGAGGCAACTGTAG TGATGCTGCTTATCAGTGGTGCCCTGGTGAACGGCCCTTATGCACTGATCACCACTGCTGTCTCTGCTGACTTG GGTACTCATAAAAGCCTGAAAGGGAATGCAAGAGCTTTGTCCACAGTGACGGCGATCATTGACGGAACAGGATCTGTAG GTGCAGCTCTGGGGCCTCTCTTAGCTGGTCTTATTTCTCCATCTGGTTGGAACAACGTGTTTTACATGCTTATGGTGGCAGATGCATGTGCCTTGCTA TTCTTACTCCGTCTTATCCAGAAGGAACTTCGGTGTAACACAGATCATACCCT GTTCAAAGAACACTGA
- the SLC37A1 gene encoding glucose-6-phosphate exchanger SLC37A1 isoform X3: MAQLPLGIRFITSFSRDQWYRAFIFSLTFFLYASFHLSRKPISIVKGELHKHCAASHEVQLSSYKEYAAQIQPVKKLSNISRCGWEPFDKNNYKQLLGALDYSFLCAYAVGMYLSGIIGERLPIRYYLTVGMLASGLFTAMFGLGYFYNIHNLWFYIMAQIANGLVQTTGWPSVVTCIGNWFGKGRRGLIMGIWNSHTSVGNILGSLIAAYWVSTCWGLSFVMPGVIIAVMGIVCFLFLIEHPKDISCSCTPSSSSKTFLNGESRFRVQMPALNSKENSKTQDPEMQHLLIDSENCSVSLDSSTVVTGEGRHGTSAISFLGALRIPGVIEFSLCLLFAKLVSYTFLFWLPLYITNVEHLDAKRAGDLSTLFDVGGIFGAQLIWMTCHSPCASPTSLMEISHVSVCWKTMLMMEKFHWIKSYVDPSGS, encoded by the exons ATGGCTCAGCTTCCTCTTGGGATTCGCTTCATCACTTCATTTTCACGGGATCAGTG GTACAGAGCCTTCattttctctctcactttctTCTTGTACGCCAGCTTCCATTTATCAAGGAAACCTATTAGTATAGTTAAG GGAGAGCTTCATAAACATTGCGCTGCTTCACATGAAGTTCAACTCAGCTCCTACAAAGAATATGCTGCCCAGATTCAGCCTGTCAAAAAGCTGTCTAATATATCTCGGTGTGGTTGGGAGCCATTTG ATAAGAACAACTACAAacagttactgggagcactggattACTCATTTCTGTGTGCGTATGCAGTTGGAATGTATTTAAG TGGAATAATAGGAGAACGGCTACCTATCCGGTACTATCTGACAGTCGGGATGCTTGCCAGTGGACTCTTCACTGCAATGTTTGGATTGGGCTATTTCTATAATATACATAATCTGTGGTTTTACATAATGGCCCAG ATAGCTAATGGGTTGGTACAAACTACTGGCTGGCCGAGTGTTGTTACGTGTATTGGCAACTGGTTTGGAAAAGGAAG gagAGGTTTGATCATGGGAATCTGGAATTCACACACGTCAGTGGGAAATATCTTGGGATCCTTAATTGCTGCTTATTGGGTGTCTACATGCTGGGGTCTCTCCTTCGTGATGCCCGGTGTTATCATTGCTGTGATGGGGattgtttgtttcctgtttcttATCGAAC ATCCTAAAGATATAAGTTGCTCCTGCACACCATCCAGT agttctaAAACTTTCCTGAATGGTGAATCTCGATTTAGAGTCCAGATGCCAGCCTTAAATTCTAAGGAAAACAGCAAGACACAG GATCCCGAGATGCAGCATTTGCTTATTGACAGTGAAAATTGCAGTGTATCACTGGACTCCAGCACTGTGGTCACGGGGGAAGGCAGACATGGGACATCAGCTATCAGCTTCCTCGGGGCCTTGCGAATACCT GGAGTCATAGAGTTTTCCCTTTGTCTTCTGTTTGCAAAGCTGGTGAGCTATACTTTCCTCTTCTGGCTTCCCCTCTATATCACAAATGTAG AGCATCTTGATGCCAAAAGAGCTGGGGACCTTTCTACACTGTTTGATGTAGGTGGAATCTTTG GTGCCCAACTGATTTGGATGACCTGCCATTCCCCTTGTGCTTCACCCACTTCCCTTATGGAAATAAGCCATGTATCAGTCTGTTGGAAAACGATGCTGATGATGGAGAAGTTCCACTGGATCAAGAGCTATGTAGACCCCAGTGGTTCATGA
- the SLC37A1 gene encoding glucose-6-phosphate exchanger SLC37A1 isoform X2: protein MAQLPLGIRFITSFSRDQWYRAFIFSLTFFLYASFHLSRKPISIVKGELHKHCAASHEVQLSSYKEYAAQIQPVKKLSNISRCGWEPFDKNNYKQLLGALDYSFLCAYAVGMYLSGIIGERLPIRYYLTVGMLASGLFTAMFGLGYFYNIHNLWFYIMAQIANGLVQTTGWPSVVTCIGNWFGKGRRGLIMGIWNSHTSVGNILGSLIAAYWVSTCWGLSFVMPGVIIAVMGIVCFLFLIEHPKDISCSCTPSSDPEMQHLLIDSENCSVSLDSSTVVTGEGRHGTSAISFLGALRIPGVIEFSLCLLFAKLVSYTFLFWLPLYITNVEHLDAKRAGDLSTLFDVGGIFGGILAGLISDRLEKRASTCGMMLLLAAPTLYMFSAVSKMGLEATVVMLLISGALVNGPYALITTAVSADLGTHKSLKGNARALSTVTAIIDGTGSVGAALGPLLAGLISPSGWNNVFYMLMVADACALLFLLRLIQKELRCNTDHTLFKEH from the exons ATGGCTCAGCTTCCTCTTGGGATTCGCTTCATCACTTCATTTTCACGGGATCAGTG GTACAGAGCCTTCattttctctctcactttctTCTTGTACGCCAGCTTCCATTTATCAAGGAAACCTATTAGTATAGTTAAG GGAGAGCTTCATAAACATTGCGCTGCTTCACATGAAGTTCAACTCAGCTCCTACAAAGAATATGCTGCCCAGATTCAGCCTGTCAAAAAGCTGTCTAATATATCTCGGTGTGGTTGGGAGCCATTTG ATAAGAACAACTACAAacagttactgggagcactggattACTCATTTCTGTGTGCGTATGCAGTTGGAATGTATTTAAG TGGAATAATAGGAGAACGGCTACCTATCCGGTACTATCTGACAGTCGGGATGCTTGCCAGTGGACTCTTCACTGCAATGTTTGGATTGGGCTATTTCTATAATATACATAATCTGTGGTTTTACATAATGGCCCAG ATAGCTAATGGGTTGGTACAAACTACTGGCTGGCCGAGTGTTGTTACGTGTATTGGCAACTGGTTTGGAAAAGGAAG gagAGGTTTGATCATGGGAATCTGGAATTCACACACGTCAGTGGGAAATATCTTGGGATCCTTAATTGCTGCTTATTGGGTGTCTACATGCTGGGGTCTCTCCTTCGTGATGCCCGGTGTTATCATTGCTGTGATGGGGattgtttgtttcctgtttcttATCGAAC ATCCTAAAGATATAAGTTGCTCCTGCACACCATCCAGT GATCCCGAGATGCAGCATTTGCTTATTGACAGTGAAAATTGCAGTGTATCACTGGACTCCAGCACTGTGGTCACGGGGGAAGGCAGACATGGGACATCAGCTATCAGCTTCCTCGGGGCCTTGCGAATACCT GGAGTCATAGAGTTTTCCCTTTGTCTTCTGTTTGCAAAGCTGGTGAGCTATACTTTCCTCTTCTGGCTTCCCCTCTATATCACAAATGTAG AGCATCTTGATGCCAAAAGAGCTGGGGACCTTTCTACACTGTTTGATGTAGGTGGAATCTTTG GTGGAATTTTGGCAGGCTTGATTtcagacaggctggagaaaagggCATCAACCTGTGGAATGATGTTGTTGCTTGCAGCACCCACA ttGTACATGTTCTCTGCAGTCAGTAAAATGGGCCTTGAGGCAACTGTAG TGATGCTGCTTATCAGTGGTGCCCTGGTGAACGGCCCTTATGCACTGATCACCACTGCTGTCTCTGCTGACTTG GGTACTCATAAAAGCCTGAAAGGGAATGCAAGAGCTTTGTCCACAGTGACGGCGATCATTGACGGAACAGGATCTGTAG GTGCAGCTCTGGGGCCTCTCTTAGCTGGTCTTATTTCTCCATCTGGTTGGAACAACGTGTTTTACATGCTTATGGTGGCAGATGCATGTGCCTTGCTA TTCTTACTCCGTCTTATCCAGAAGGAACTTCGGTGTAACACAGATCATACCCT GTTCAAAGAACACTGA